The Odocoileus virginianus isolate 20LAN1187 ecotype Illinois chromosome 3, Ovbor_1.2, whole genome shotgun sequence genome includes a window with the following:
- the LOC139032725 gene encoding uncharacterized protein, translating into MEATSNIVVNFLKLDEITQGPDENPTMFLNRLTEALIQYTRLAPDSPAGAVTLASCFISQSTPDIRKKLAKANEGPQTPIRDLFPLSQPNLRGLKPIIDRLLGQGLLVPTSSPCNTPILLVQPLPDPDMTMFVNGSSKKDPDGRRAAAYAVVTLQKVLEAQALPLGTTSQKAELTALTRALHLAKNKRANIYTDSKQVIQTVHRSCLTCATISPQGGLRPPQETHQLRGHLPGQDWQITQQVAAALNITWHLHIPYRPQSSDKVERANGVLKAHLAKLTSEVRLSWVDLLPLAPTRIRTTPHSKTGLTPFELLYGWPYMLTHLPPEKPPPLANYLPLFTRLRALLREHADRVLPQPRDGDGPIRPLSPGDQVLLKTLSPRPLQPRWTGPYTVVLTTPTAAKLSGLEPWYHVTRLKRTPPDLPEREPGLDSGPGALPGHTYQSSLTGPTKLKISRTPFPPAIRT; encoded by the exons ATGGAAGCCACTTCTAATATAGTGGTCAACTTCCTTAAGCTGGATGAGATCACCCAGGGCCCTGACGAAAACCCCACTATGTTCTTGAATAGGCTGACAGAGGCCCTCATCCAATATACCAGATTGGCCCCAGACTCCCCAGCTGGAGCAGTCACCCTGGCCAGTTGTTTTATCTCTCAATCCACCCCCGACATCCGAAAAAAACTAGCCAAGGCCAACGAAGGCCCTCAGACTCCCATACGAGACCTG TTTCCCCTGTCCCAGCCCAACCTTCGAGGACTTAAGCCAATCATTGACCGCCTCCTGGGACAGGGCCTACTGgtccccacctcatccccatGTAACACCCCCATCCTTCTGGTCC AGCCACTGCCAGACCCCGATATGACCATGTTTGTCAATGGGAGTTCCAAAAAGGACCCAGATGGGCGCCGGGCAGCGGCCTACGCTGTAGTCACCCTACAGAAAGTCCTTGAGGCCCAAGCCCTCCCACTAGGAACAACTTCCCAAAAAGCAGAACTAACTGCACTGACCCGAGCCTTACACCTGGCAAAAAACAAAAGGGCCAATATCTACACGGACTCTAA GCAGGTCATCCAGACCGTACACCGCTCCTGTCTGACCTGCGCAACGATCTCTCCTCAAGGAGGGCTCCGGCCCCCCCAAGAAACCCACCAGCTGAGAGGACATCTGCCCGGTCAAGATTGGCAG ATAACCCAGCAGGTAGCTGCAGCCCTCAACATCACCTGGCATCTTCACATCCCATACCGACCCCAGTCATCGGATAAAGTAGAACGGGCCAACGGGGTCCTCAAGGCCCACCTCGCCAAGCTCACCTCAGAAGTGCGGCTCTCCTGGGTTGACCTCCTCCCCTTGGCTCCCACCCGCATCCGCACAACACCGCACTCAAAGACAGGTTTGACCCCCTTCGAGCTGCTGTACGGCTGGCCCTACATGCTGACCCATCTGCCCCCAGAAAAACCACCTCCCCTGGCCAATTACCTGCCTCTCTTCACCCGCCTGCGTGCCTTACTCAGGGAACACGCAGATCGGGTCCTGCCACAACCTAGGGACGGTGACGGCCCCATCAGACCACTGTCGCCCGGAGACCAGGTGCTACTCAAGACCTTGTCTCCCAGGCCCCTCCAACCTCGTTGGACGGGTCCTTACACAGTGGTCCTGACCACCCCTACTGCAGCCAAGCTCTCAGGCCTCGAACCCTGGTACCACGTGACCAGGCTCAAACGAACTCCCCCAGATCTTCCAGAAAGAGAGCCAGGCTTAGACTCAGGTCCAGGGGCTTTGCCAGGACACACATACCAGTCCTCCCTAACGGGGCCCACAAAACTAAAAATCTCCCGAACCCCCTTTCCACCTGCTATCAGAACATGA